A stretch of the Aneurinibacillus migulanus genome encodes the following:
- a CDS encoding XkdQ/YqbQ family protein, translated as MAHQLFLIHEGVQTELTSIVGQITWSDSVEELGQRLDFTLPIASGTPYIKFSIAPSDIVTLINDSKVVFMGYIFEMIFTERTREVTCYDPLFYLNKSRTTIQFKGKETATACVKKLLAPFKIPTARIADMKTKIKKIYNEQTYSEILNDILYQARREIGEDYRFQMENGKLVIDRQNAFLLDVSVKLAANSGKFDLLEFISNPQRTVSITEMRNSIVITKDDQVYTSTADAGSVGKYGLLQETIAFDGNTLSDAKRQALSALRELNRINEEATFDILGHDEVRSGRVLKVSEGKTGIIGQFIITSTNHTLVNRIHKVNITLKRY; from the coding sequence ATGGCCCATCAACTATTTTTAATACATGAGGGTGTGCAAACTGAACTAACGTCGATTGTGGGGCAGATTACGTGGTCAGATTCAGTGGAGGAGCTCGGTCAGCGGTTGGACTTTACACTTCCGATTGCATCTGGTACACCATACATTAAATTCAGCATTGCGCCCAGTGATATTGTCACCTTGATAAACGACAGCAAGGTTGTATTTATGGGCTATATATTCGAAATGATATTTACTGAGAGGACACGGGAAGTCACCTGTTACGATCCTCTTTTTTATTTGAACAAATCACGTACAACGATTCAGTTTAAAGGGAAGGAAACAGCAACGGCCTGTGTAAAAAAACTGCTTGCACCGTTTAAAATACCAACAGCGCGTATTGCGGATATGAAAACAAAGATTAAGAAGATATACAACGAACAGACGTACAGTGAGATTTTGAATGATATTTTGTACCAGGCGCGGCGTGAAATTGGCGAAGACTATCGTTTCCAAATGGAAAACGGCAAGCTGGTGATTGACCGACAAAATGCATTCCTGCTTGATGTAAGTGTTAAGTTAGCAGCCAACAGCGGCAAGTTTGATTTATTGGAGTTTATCAGCAATCCTCAGCGTACCGTATCCATTACTGAAATGCGTAACAGTATCGTCATTACAAAAGATGACCAGGTATATACGAGTACGGCTGATGCTGGGAGTGTAGGCAAATACGGTTTGTTACAAGAGACGATTGCCTTTGATGGAAACACGTTGTCCGATGCAAAGCGTCAGGCATTGTCAGCCTTGCGTGAGTTAAACCGGATAAACGAGGAAGCTACCTTTGATATTTTAGGGCATGACGAGGTGCGTTCTGGCCGAGTGCTTAAAGTAAGTGAAGGTAAGACCGGAATTATTGGGCAGTTCATTATTACAAGTACAAACCATACATTAGTGAACAGGATACACAAAGTAAACATTACATTGAAACGGTATTAA
- a CDS encoding DUF2577 family protein: MQEITPERAATWMAGEIKKRDNPVFIGIQIGTVSKPLPDIEIKVGAIELDKTQLVFAEYLLQHKRKLKLTSSSASLSHSKDAGATSQELDPPYKHSHDIDVANGSFSLSDSDIEYLDELKVGDEVILMSAQDQQTYYVIDRAVRFE, translated from the coding sequence ATGCAGGAAATAACACCAGAGCGTGCAGCTACATGGATGGCCGGAGAGATTAAAAAACGAGATAATCCGGTATTTATCGGGATACAAATAGGCACTGTATCAAAGCCATTACCAGATATCGAAATTAAGGTAGGCGCGATTGAGCTGGATAAAACGCAATTGGTTTTTGCTGAGTATTTACTCCAGCATAAAAGAAAGTTGAAGCTCACTTCTTCGTCAGCTAGTCTTTCGCACTCAAAAGATGCAGGTGCTACTTCTCAGGAACTTGATCCACCATATAAGCATTCACATGATATAGATGTGGCAAATGGATCGTTTTCTTTATCTGATTCAGACATTGAATATCTTGATGAATTAAAAGTTGGTGATGAGGTTATTCTTATGTCAGCTCAGGACCAACAAACCTATTATGTTATAGATAGGGCGGTGAGGTTCGAATGA
- a CDS encoding DUF2634 domain-containing protein, with protein sequence MIPEMPNLDMFLEEVQQEQQYDIDLGTGFLFDFKNNQFVIQNGRRVEVNDIEAVKMWMMKILLTEKYQYSIYANYPDIKEFEYGTLTEFCIGRVMTDDMRMQLQENIEQSATRHPRVAFLSEWRFEKDEDKLTVHFRVNLVDEQSFEMEVPLSGNG encoded by the coding sequence ATGATACCTGAAATGCCTAATCTGGATATGTTTCTTGAAGAAGTGCAGCAGGAGCAACAATACGATATTGATTTAGGTACAGGCTTTTTATTTGATTTTAAAAATAATCAGTTTGTGATTCAAAATGGTCGTCGGGTTGAAGTGAACGACATTGAAGCTGTGAAGATGTGGATGATGAAGATTCTCTTAACGGAAAAATATCAATATAGTATCTATGCTAATTACCCAGATATAAAGGAATTTGAATATGGTACTTTAACAGAGTTTTGTATTGGTCGGGTGATGACTGATGATATGCGTATGCAGCTTCAAGAGAATATCGAACAATCGGCCACCCGTCACCCGCGAGTGGCTTTTTTATCGGAATGGCGATTCGAAAAAGACGAAGACAAATTGACGGTACATTTCCGTGTAAACCTGGTCGATGAGCAATCATTCGAAATGGAGGTGCCGCTAAGTGGAAATGGATGA
- a CDS encoding baseplate J/gp47 family protein — protein sequence MDDVVLIPDFEVQEIDEIHEGMLENVNPRYDKTEGQFVWDETRPFANESHKLQVIIENFYFNSVINSSMASQQLTLRTREFGVDRKSAIKAKGAIHFTGETGTPIPVGTIARYIGIDDVLEYISTEDATISAGEANVPFECTTPGAIGNIPANSLRLVEDIPGIDTIGHDAFVGGVDEESDEALLKRFLEEVRNPGISGNPAHYRQWAMSRPGVAECRVYPVWNGGGTVKIVLLDENGKAPTQSIIDDVQQYIESVCPIGADPTVVGVNEVLINIEVRIQPASNADIETIRQQFIPAIQEYLKSLAFKDPLVRWTRISNLLGDITDIIDYENLTVNGGTANIEMKNEDVAVLGEVNFYE from the coding sequence ATGGATGACGTAGTGTTAATCCCTGACTTTGAAGTTCAGGAAATCGATGAAATACATGAGGGAATGCTTGAAAATGTCAATCCCCGATATGACAAAACAGAGGGGCAGTTTGTATGGGATGAAACCCGACCTTTTGCAAATGAATCCCATAAACTTCAAGTTATAATAGAGAATTTCTATTTCAATAGTGTCATCAACTCTTCCATGGCTTCCCAGCAATTAACATTACGCACTAGAGAATTTGGCGTGGACCGAAAATCCGCTATAAAAGCAAAGGGAGCTATTCACTTTACAGGAGAAACAGGTACACCTATTCCAGTTGGAACTATCGCTCGTTATATAGGCATAGATGATGTACTTGAATATATATCAACAGAAGACGCGACGATTTCAGCAGGAGAAGCTAATGTTCCATTTGAATGTACTACGCCGGGTGCTATAGGAAATATTCCAGCAAACTCATTACGGTTAGTTGAGGATATACCCGGGATAGATACAATAGGGCACGATGCTTTTGTAGGAGGCGTAGACGAGGAATCGGATGAAGCGCTACTTAAACGCTTTTTGGAAGAGGTACGTAATCCGGGGATCTCCGGGAATCCTGCACACTATCGACAATGGGCTATGTCCCGGCCGGGTGTCGCTGAATGCAGAGTATATCCGGTCTGGAATGGTGGTGGAACAGTCAAGATTGTTCTACTAGACGAGAACGGAAAGGCGCCAACGCAAAGTATTATCGATGATGTGCAACAATACATTGAGTCTGTTTGTCCTATTGGTGCAGATCCGACAGTTGTTGGTGTAAACGAGGTGTTAATCAATATCGAAGTGCGTATACAACCAGCTTCCAATGCTGATATTGAAACGATTCGCCAGCAATTCATCCCGGCTATACAGGAATATTTAAAGAGCCTCGCTTTTAAAGACCCGCTGGTGCGTTGGACTCGTATCTCAAACCTATTAGGGGATATCACAGATATAATCGATTACGAAAACCTGACCGTGAACGGCGGCACAGCAAACATTGAAATGAAAAATGAAGATGTAGCCGTTTTAGGCGAGGTGAATTTTTATGAGTGA
- a CDS encoding putative phage tail protein, with the protein MSETYERMMKMLPVRYWEDDSTQNIERAGALKIDELNAVANDVYAQSSPSTATWGIANWEKILGIPVDETKPLQERRERVLAKIRFSETVTKETIRKVVSAWFGEEISVVERFADYEVMIEFLFDKAIGKNFVDVVDTLRELLPAHLEFGFAPSLKESVEIQEKATVNMRRYHRIGEFRIGMSFTKYQNEVELT; encoded by the coding sequence ATGAGTGAAACTTATGAACGTATGATGAAAATGCTCCCTGTTCGTTATTGGGAAGATGACTCTACCCAGAATATCGAACGAGCAGGCGCACTAAAAATAGATGAACTAAATGCAGTTGCAAACGACGTCTATGCCCAGTCTTCTCCAAGTACAGCCACATGGGGGATCGCTAACTGGGAGAAGATACTCGGTATTCCAGTTGATGAAACCAAACCTTTACAGGAACGCCGAGAACGCGTACTTGCTAAGATACGTTTTTCTGAAACAGTAACAAAGGAAACGATTCGCAAGGTAGTAAGCGCTTGGTTTGGTGAAGAGATAAGTGTTGTGGAACGCTTTGCTGATTATGAAGTGATGATAGAATTCCTCTTCGATAAAGCGATTGGGAAAAACTTTGTAGATGTAGTTGATACACTACGCGAACTTCTTCCGGCTCATCTGGAATTCGGCTTCGCTCCTAGTTTAAAGGAATCTGTGGAAATCCAAGAAAAAGCCACCGTAAATATGCGTCGTTATCATAGAATCGGAGAGTTTCGTATCGGCATGAGTTTTACGAAATATCAAAACGAGGTGGAGTTAACGTGA
- a CDS encoding CD1375 family protein, which yields MSVVKVYVNAIKDGDIQITDVPQSIQDKVKELLKEDEE from the coding sequence GTGTCAGTTGTAAAGGTCTATGTAAATGCCATAAAAGACGGTGATATTCAAATCACCGATGTTCCACAGAGCATCCAAGATAAAGTGAAGGAGCTGCTGAAAGAAGATGAGGAATAA
- a CDS encoding N-acetylmuramoyl-L-alanine amidase family protein: MSKVVVIDPGHGMPDPGACGNGLQEHERAFALAQLVGKVLTRHGVTVLFTRNGERSLSNATNLKTNKNEDLAARQRFSNSKATDFFLSLHMNSSDDSTSNGYETLCYSQNRQIEALHAAIKAFLQRHGLKDRGIKIRTNLAVLKVKAKAALLECFFISNPKEAALMKDAAFLLELAEAIGQGVLVAIGIAYVPVKKPETPPTQPKEEKKLMKTEDANKIIRILQDRWNASTCQDEKKEVGRLADEVRMAAGMKKVNI; encoded by the coding sequence ATGAGTAAAGTTGTAGTTATCGATCCAGGACACGGAATGCCGGACCCCGGAGCATGTGGAAATGGACTGCAGGAACATGAGCGAGCCTTTGCCTTGGCACAATTAGTCGGCAAGGTGCTAACCCGGCACGGGGTAACGGTACTCTTTACCCGGAATGGGGAGCGGTCGCTATCGAATGCAACAAATTTAAAAACAAATAAGAATGAGGATTTAGCAGCAAGGCAAAGGTTTAGTAATAGCAAGGCGACAGACTTCTTCTTGTCCCTGCATATGAATTCTAGCGATGACTCGACATCAAACGGCTATGAAACGCTTTGTTACTCACAGAACAGGCAAATTGAAGCCCTACACGCTGCTATTAAAGCGTTCCTGCAACGACATGGATTAAAAGACCGTGGCATCAAGATACGAACAAATCTGGCTGTACTAAAGGTCAAAGCAAAGGCCGCTTTGTTAGAATGCTTTTTCATATCGAATCCGAAGGAAGCAGCGTTGATGAAAGACGCTGCTTTTTTACTTGAGTTAGCAGAAGCCATTGGACAGGGTGTGTTAGTTGCTATCGGTATTGCCTATGTGCCAGTAAAGAAGCCAGAAACACCACCTACTCAACCTAAGGAGGAAAAGAAACTCATGAAAACAGAAGATGCAAACAAAATTATCCGTATCCTACAAGACAGATGGAACGCTTCGACATGCCAAGATGAGAAAAAAGAAGTTGGTCGGCTGGCCGATGAGGTCCGTATGGCTGCCGGAATGAAGAAGGTGAATATCTAA
- a CDS encoding MerR family transcriptional regulator, with amino-acid sequence MASEITFKSKDELTAFIVNEVINTTEALEILGCSRQNLNDLIKRKVITPIKELPRDRLFYKSDILKRKEQVEKRKR; translated from the coding sequence ATGGCGAGCGAGATAACATTTAAATCAAAAGATGAATTGACAGCATTCATTGTCAATGAAGTCATTAACACGACGGAAGCACTTGAAATCCTTGGTTGTTCAAGACAAAACCTAAACGATCTAATCAAACGCAAGGTCATTACTCCCATCAAGGAATTGCCCAGGGACCGGCTCTTTTACAAATCAGATATCCTTAAACGAAAAGAACAAGTAGAGAAAAGGAAACGATGA
- a CDS encoding sigma-54 interaction domain-containing protein: MQADIHIASLLDTFSIGFCYLNRDTFEYNNLIEKWFFEQGWTPAELSDRLRKWAADGDFFQRADRFLWEGRLLAEPHGFAWLIFPWETRESHVATEYEHLYAELKSVFAAAYDEIFVTDGEGYTVRVNGACERNYGLKAEQMVGKHVNELVSEGIFSPSATLDVIAQRKQINLVQQTQNGRRLLVTATPVFTQDGRLIRVVSNSRDITELLNLREQLDQLQERVETYEETLQLREEQSGMKLTVRSPMMLHVLSKIEKVAKVDSTVLLLGESGVGKTYLARYLHNTSPRKQAPFLSVNCSAFPESLIESELFGYERGAFSGAHEKGKKGLFEAANGGTLFLDEIGELPLSMQAKLLNVLQEKQFFRIGSTTPIHVDVRIIAATNQDLKKKVEEKSFRNDLYYRLNVIPITVPSLRERREDIVPLAIRFLEEFQETYGIEKKLSYTAAEELRRAEWPGNIRELRNFLERIVVTADEDVITAKHVTSALYDEEETAPLTPQEGLGLKEQLERYEGQIVRQAYEECGSTYKLAEMLGISQSSAMRKVNKYVKEL; encoded by the coding sequence ATGCAAGCGGATATCCATATCGCATCACTTTTGGATACCTTCTCGATCGGTTTTTGCTACCTTAACCGAGACACATTCGAATACAACAACCTGATCGAGAAATGGTTCTTCGAGCAGGGATGGACTCCTGCCGAGCTGTCCGATCGCCTACGCAAGTGGGCGGCGGACGGCGATTTTTTTCAGCGGGCGGATCGCTTTCTCTGGGAGGGAAGGCTATTGGCCGAGCCGCATGGATTTGCTTGGCTGATTTTCCCTTGGGAGACGAGGGAAAGTCACGTCGCTACCGAATACGAACATTTATATGCAGAACTGAAGAGTGTGTTTGCTGCGGCGTATGATGAAATTTTCGTTACGGACGGAGAAGGCTATACGGTTAGAGTGAACGGAGCCTGTGAGCGCAATTATGGCCTGAAAGCCGAGCAGATGGTCGGAAAACATGTCAATGAACTCGTATCAGAAGGCATTTTCTCACCATCCGCTACACTCGATGTTATCGCACAACGCAAGCAGATTAATCTCGTCCAGCAGACCCAAAATGGGCGCAGGCTATTGGTAACGGCCACTCCTGTCTTCACACAAGATGGACGCCTTATCCGTGTAGTTAGTAACTCACGCGACATTACGGAGCTTTTAAATCTGCGTGAACAGCTTGACCAGTTACAAGAACGAGTAGAGACCTATGAAGAAACCTTGCAACTTCGAGAAGAACAATCCGGTATGAAGCTAACCGTACGCAGTCCGATGATGCTTCATGTACTTTCAAAAATCGAAAAAGTGGCAAAGGTGGATAGTACGGTCCTGCTGCTCGGGGAATCGGGCGTGGGGAAGACATATTTGGCGCGCTACTTGCACAACACAAGTCCACGCAAGCAGGCCCCTTTTCTCTCCGTCAACTGCAGCGCCTTTCCCGAGTCACTCATTGAGTCCGAATTATTCGGGTATGAACGAGGCGCGTTTTCTGGTGCACACGAAAAAGGGAAAAAAGGTTTGTTTGAAGCTGCTAACGGAGGCACACTATTCCTTGATGAGATTGGAGAACTACCGTTATCTATGCAGGCAAAACTACTGAATGTCCTGCAGGAAAAACAGTTTTTCCGCATCGGTAGTACGACTCCAATTCACGTGGATGTGCGCATTATTGCAGCCACTAACCAGGATTTAAAGAAAAAAGTCGAAGAAAAATCGTTTCGTAACGATTTGTATTATCGGTTGAACGTCATTCCTATTACTGTTCCTTCACTCAGGGAAAGACGGGAAGATATCGTACCGCTGGCCATCCGCTTTCTGGAAGAATTCCAGGAGACATATGGTATCGAGAAAAAGCTTAGCTATACTGCCGCAGAGGAATTGCGGCGCGCGGAATGGCCGGGCAACATTCGGGAGCTGCGGAATTTTCTGGAACGGATTGTCGTAACAGCCGATGAAGACGTAATTACCGCGAAGCACGTAACAAGTGCATTGTATGATGAAGAAGAAACCGCACCACTGACACCGCAGGAAGGTCTGGGATTGAAAGAACAATTGGAACGTTACGAGGGCCAAATCGTTCGCCAGGCGTACGAAGAGTGCGGAAGCACATACAAACTGGCAGAGATGCTCGGTATCAGCCAATCTAGCGCAATGCGCAAAGTCAATAAATATGTAAAGGAACTGTAA
- a CDS encoding aldehyde dehydrogenase family protein, with protein sequence MNQTIPKKPLYIAGGTKEASSYKELRSPHSGEVIAEVAIGTREDVKAAIDHAEEAAKTMAKLPAHKRAAILQKVSVLLQERKEEAARILALEAAKPITVARGEIARTVETYQFAADEARRLHGETIPMDASAMGENRIAYTVRQPLGIVGAITPFNFPFNLVAHKLGPAFAAGNAVILKPADQTPLSSYFIADLFAEAGLPAGALQVIPGPGSEVGDEMVIDDRVKMITFTGSPEVGKTIRSKAGLKRVVLELGSNSGLIIDEGFDIDRIIKRTVTGAFTFMGQVCISLQRIYVHQSMYDEFVEKFVAETKNLRIGDPLDETTDIAALISQKDVERIASWVKEAESLGANVLTGGTDNNVVKPTVIVNVPSHAKVSCQETFAPVVIISPFETLDEAIDAVNDSRYGLQAGIYTENIERAFHAAEHLDVGGVMVNDFPTFRVDQMPYGGVKESGVGREGIKYATEEMTEMKLVCFNRNK encoded by the coding sequence ATGAACCAAACAATACCAAAAAAGCCGCTCTATATTGCTGGCGGCACAAAAGAAGCATCTTCATATAAGGAACTTCGCTCCCCTCATTCCGGTGAAGTGATTGCAGAAGTCGCTATCGGCACGCGCGAGGATGTGAAGGCTGCGATCGATCACGCAGAAGAAGCGGCTAAAACAATGGCCAAGCTGCCTGCCCACAAGCGGGCAGCTATTCTGCAGAAGGTTTCTGTCCTTTTGCAAGAACGTAAAGAAGAGGCAGCACGTATTCTGGCACTTGAAGCGGCCAAACCAATTACGGTTGCCCGCGGGGAGATTGCCCGTACGGTTGAAACCTATCAATTCGCGGCTGATGAAGCACGCCGTCTGCATGGCGAGACCATTCCGATGGATGCCTCTGCCATGGGTGAAAACCGTATCGCCTATACAGTACGTCAGCCACTCGGCATTGTCGGAGCCATCACGCCGTTTAACTTTCCGTTCAACCTAGTAGCCCATAAGCTTGGCCCTGCATTTGCAGCCGGTAATGCGGTAATACTGAAGCCTGCGGACCAAACTCCACTGTCATCTTACTTTATCGCTGATTTGTTCGCAGAAGCGGGCCTTCCAGCGGGTGCCCTACAAGTTATTCCGGGCCCCGGCAGTGAAGTAGGGGACGAAATGGTTATCGATGACCGAGTGAAGATGATTACATTCACCGGTAGCCCGGAAGTTGGTAAAACAATTCGTTCAAAGGCTGGCCTGAAACGTGTTGTTCTTGAGCTAGGTTCCAACTCTGGACTCATTATCGACGAAGGATTCGATATTGACCGTATTATTAAGCGCACAGTAACAGGCGCATTTACGTTCATGGGTCAGGTGTGCATTTCCCTGCAACGCATTTACGTACACCAATCGATGTACGATGAGTTTGTAGAGAAATTCGTGGCAGAAACAAAGAACTTGCGCATCGGCGATCCACTGGACGAGACGACCGATATCGCAGCTCTTATCTCACAAAAAGACGTAGAACGTATTGCGTCCTGGGTAAAAGAAGCCGAATCGCTTGGTGCTAACGTGCTGACAGGCGGTACAGACAACAATGTTGTGAAACCGACTGTTATCGTTAACGTGCCATCGCATGCGAAAGTAAGCTGCCAAGAAACGTTCGCTCCTGTTGTTATCATCAGCCCGTTCGAGACATTAGATGAAGCGATCGATGCAGTGAACGATTCACGTTACGGATTGCAAGCGGGCATATACACCGAAAACATCGAACGCGCATTCCATGCAGCCGAACATCTGGATGTAGGCGGCGTCATGGTTAATGACTTCCCAACATTCCGTGTTGATCAAATGCCATATGGCGGTGTAAAAGAAAGCGGTGTTGGACGCGAAGGTATCAAGTACGCAACCGAAGAAATGACGGAAATGAAGCTTGTTTGCTTCAACCGTAATAAGTAA
- the gabT gene encoding 4-aminobutyrate--2-oxoglutarate transaminase, whose product MSYKFANVKTELPGPKAKELLERRKQYVPKGVSNGIPTFVEKAQGAILTDVDGNTFIDFAGAIGTINVGHCTPEIVEALHDQVDKYIHTGFNVMMYEPYIELAERLAKLAPGDHEKQVMFLNSGAEAVENAVKIARKYTKRQGVVVFSRGFHGRTLLTMTMTSKVKPYKFEFGPFAPEVYKAPYHYEYRRPEGVSAEQYDQYILNEFKTFLQGDVAPETIAAVVMEPVQGEGGFVVPSKTFVQGVAEICKQHGIVFVADEIQTGFSRTGKLFAVEHFDVIPDLMTISKSMGAGLPISGVIGRKEIMEAANPGELGGTYAGSPLGCRAALAVLDVIEKNDLSEKGRIIGEKVMERFNRLADKYDIIGDVRGLGAMCAIEFVKDRQTKEPNKEIVGTIVNEANKRGLITLSAGLFGNVLRVLMPLVITDEQLEEGLDIIEEAMEAATSALQVH is encoded by the coding sequence ATGAGCTATAAATTCGCTAATGTTAAAACCGAACTACCGGGTCCGAAAGCTAAAGAACTTCTTGAACGACGCAAACAATACGTGCCAAAAGGCGTTAGCAACGGCATTCCGACATTCGTGGAAAAAGCGCAAGGCGCTATTTTGACAGATGTAGACGGCAACACTTTTATCGACTTTGCCGGTGCTATCGGTACGATCAATGTTGGTCACTGCACACCTGAAATCGTAGAAGCATTGCATGACCAAGTAGATAAATACATCCATACCGGTTTCAACGTGATGATGTACGAACCATACATTGAACTGGCTGAGCGCTTAGCTAAGCTTGCACCTGGGGACCATGAAAAACAAGTTATGTTCCTGAACAGCGGCGCTGAAGCTGTAGAAAACGCGGTTAAAATCGCGCGTAAATATACGAAACGTCAAGGCGTTGTAGTCTTCTCACGAGGATTCCATGGACGCACATTGCTTACGATGACAATGACGAGTAAAGTAAAACCTTACAAGTTTGAATTCGGCCCATTTGCGCCGGAAGTATATAAAGCACCTTATCATTATGAATACCGCCGTCCAGAAGGCGTATCTGCAGAACAATATGATCAATATATTCTGAATGAGTTTAAAACGTTCCTGCAAGGCGACGTTGCTCCGGAAACAATCGCTGCAGTAGTAATGGAACCTGTACAAGGCGAAGGCGGATTCGTCGTTCCATCCAAAACATTTGTACAAGGTGTAGCAGAGATTTGTAAACAACACGGTATCGTATTCGTTGCCGATGAAATCCAGACTGGATTCAGCCGCACTGGCAAACTATTTGCTGTTGAGCATTTCGATGTTATTCCGGATTTGATGACGATTTCCAAATCCATGGGGGCAGGTCTTCCAATTAGTGGCGTTATCGGCCGTAAAGAAATTATGGAAGCTGCTAACCCTGGCGAACTGGGTGGTACGTATGCAGGAAGTCCTCTTGGATGCCGAGCTGCGCTTGCAGTTCTTGACGTTATCGAGAAGAATGACCTCAGTGAAAAAGGACGCATCATTGGCGAGAAAGTCATGGAACGATTCAACCGTCTTGCGGATAAATACGATATAATTGGAGATGTACGCGGTTTAGGCGCTATGTGTGCCATTGAGTTTGTTAAAGACAGACAAACAAAAGAACCGAATAAAGAAATTGTGGGCACAATTGTAAATGAAGCCAACAAACGCGGCTTAATTACATTAAGCGCTGGTTTATTCGGAAACGTGCTTCGCGTACTGATGCCTCTCGTAATTACTGATGAACAACTTGAAGAAGGTCTCGACATTATCGAGGAAGCTATGGAAGCCGCAACTTCGGCTCTGCAAGTACACTAA
- the cobA gene encoding uroporphyrinogen-III C-methyltransferase, with translation MVQGKVFLVGAGPGDPKLITVRGMELLQQADVIVYDRLASPKLLDYAREGAECIYCGKQADHHSLPQPEINRVIVEKALKGKMVVRLKGGDPFVFGRGGEEAEACIAAGLSYEVVPGITSGIAAPAYAGIPVTHRDYSSSVTFVTGHKAFGKESDIDWERLSSAVDTLVFYMGVGNLPDIVKHLRQHGRAKETPVALVRWGTCENQETLTGTLETIVEQVQQARFQAPAIIIVGEVVRLREQLAWYEQRLPHVVIA, from the coding sequence ATGGTACAAGGCAAGGTGTTCCTCGTAGGAGCAGGACCTGGCGACCCGAAGTTAATTACAGTGCGCGGTATGGAGTTGCTACAACAGGCAGACGTTATTGTATACGATCGGCTGGCCAGTCCTAAACTGTTGGATTACGCAAGAGAGGGGGCGGAGTGCATTTACTGTGGAAAGCAGGCAGACCATCATTCACTTCCTCAGCCGGAAATCAACCGTGTGATAGTGGAGAAAGCGTTGAAAGGCAAGATGGTGGTGCGGTTAAAAGGGGGCGATCCTTTTGTGTTCGGACGTGGTGGAGAGGAGGCAGAGGCCTGTATTGCCGCCGGGCTTTCTTATGAAGTCGTGCCCGGTATTACTTCTGGTATTGCTGCCCCTGCCTATGCCGGTATTCCTGTAACGCATCGTGATTATTCTTCTTCCGTCACGTTTGTGACAGGGCATAAAGCGTTTGGCAAAGAGAGCGACATTGATTGGGAACGACTGTCATCGGCCGTGGATACGTTGGTGTTTTATATGGGTGTCGGCAATTTGCCAGATATCGTAAAGCACTTGCGTCAGCATGGGCGTGCGAAAGAAACACCGGTGGCGCTTGTACGCTGGGGAACATGTGAGAATCAGGAAACACTTACAGGAACACTGGAGACGATTGTAGAGCAGGTACAGCAAGCCCGCTTCCAGGCTCCGGCGATTATCATCGTCGGCGAGGTAGTGCGCCTGCGGGAGCAACTGGCCTGGTATGAGCAGCGGCTTCCGCATGTAGTTATTGCATAA